The following is a genomic window from Onthophagus taurus isolate NC chromosome 1, IU_Otau_3.0, whole genome shotgun sequence.
tcaactGATCGCCTTGCAGCTTCAAATTGATTTCGTTAAATTTGGCAAACATATCATTTCttgaatgaaataaattaagtcgCAGATCATTGTCTTCAGTTTCAAAGAATTCTAATCAAAAAGTGAGTAAAATCTATTCAAACATGCACTTCTAGACAACCAACGTACTTCTGTGTTCAGTAGCAAACGATTGTAACCTTCATCATTCTCCAGGCAAAGTTGAGCAAATAATCTCtcattctttttgattttattaactgCTGTAATCACATAATTCAGTGAGCGATGTAAGATTTTTTGCTACTAAATGTTGTCGATGAATGACACAATGTACTGTTAATACATTCGGTACTGCTTGTTTTAAATATGCCAGGAAACCTCGATGGCGTCCTACCATTGCCGGAGGACCATCAGTAGCAACGCAGATGATATTACACAAAGGAATAGCTTTtgcttcaaaaaatttttaattccttAAATATAGTTTCATCTTTTGTATCAGTTTCCAAACATAGCATCTTACAAATTTAGTTGTTAATACACTTCACAGACTTACATATACTACAACAACTGACTACTGTTCCTACTTTTTGCGGACCCCCCAACGCTACCTACGGACCcccgaattaattttattttgctaCGGACCACCTGAGAACTTACAGGGACCCCAAGGGGTCCGTAGGAACCACTTTGGGAACCACTagtgtaatgtcaaattacaTATATTGACTTGCtatgcattttatgtgggacaaagtcctggtttctatggaaatatattttagtatattgcatcttaagtgaaatttactgtataactaaattttttcttattctttataattttacttttCAGTTGTAATGAACAATCGAATGTACACATTTTTAACGGTCGATATGACTCCGATCAACGCAATGCTCAACACAAAAGACGTTAGTGAATACCTCAAAATTTCTCCTGACGGTTTGGAGGCTCGCTGCGATGCTTATTCCTTCGAAAGTGTTCGTTGCACGGCGCAAGCTGATAATGGAGTGTGGTACTATGAAGTCACAATAATCACCCCCGGCGTGATGCAAATTGGTTGGGCGACGAAGAACAGCAACTTTTTAAATCATGAAGGTTACGGAATCGGCGACGATCTGTATTCGTTGGCTTACGATGGTTGTAGAcgtttaatttggtataacgcCAAATCTGAACCACAAATGTTACCCCGATGGGCTTCTGGAGATACTTTGGGTTGTCTCCTAGATCTTGACAATCAACAGATTGTATTTTCAGTTAATGGGGTTTCTTTGCCACCATGTACACACGTTTTTAATATGGctaagtaataagttttaatttctgtaaattaaaatgtataaaatgtaTATCTTTTAGGAATGGATTTTTTGCAGCAGCTAGTTTTATGTCATTCCAACAGTGTCGATTTAACTTTGGCGCAAACAACTTTAAATATCCGCCAGAGGGTGAATATCACACATTCAATGAATCGGCTACTTTGAAGCCTGAAGATAAAATCGTTATGCCTCGgcatatttatttacaacaattGAGACAACAAAGTGTAAGAGAAGATAGTTGTACGCTGTGTTACGATCAAAAGGCGACCGTTCAATTACTTCCATGTGAACATTCGTGAGTAATTTCGAAACAAGTTAAACAAAGTTAttgatttgattatttttttgtattttagagGATTTTGTATGTCATGTGCATCCCAGTTAAGTGAATGCCCGATGTGCAGGTCAATGTTTCGTGAAATCGTCGAAGTCAATCCTTGACATATAACGGGTAGATTTAGACATATAGGCCGCGCCGAACAGTTCATATCGTTGTTAATCGGGACAAAAACAGAgtttaatatatattatataggTATATCTAcaagaaattatattaatttttatcactATGTAAAATGCTTTATACATACTTatacataaaaagaaatgaagattatatatatatataaatataattattgtacATTGCAGATActttattatgtaaaattgtaaatacaTATTCTAGCTTTTAATGCGTTTTCTCGAATTAACGAATTAATTTAGGATTTGTTAAAGACTGGTCATATTGTTGAATAGGTAATGTacgtttttattacttatcATTAGTTGGTTTactgtaattttattataaacagttGTGGCACTATCAATTGTTGCGCATTCTTCAACAagagatatttatttttatcatcagTCCGTCATTAATGTATTATAGAGTTTTATTGTTCGGATCtattttaaaaagagaatatatacatatttaacaaggttataattatttttaacattaaacacCATAAAAAATGAGAATAAAGTAAAATCAATCGTATAAATTGATTCAAATAGAgaaataatattcaaatttgCCGCTAAAAATTTAgggtaattaaaatacttaagTTGGCAACATAAACCCAAATATGAATAAGAACCAATGTGACAAGGccaagttttgtttttatacaAACCAAGTTTTTCTATAAAGAGTAAATTATGAATAGCACGTATCAGTGATTGAATCTAACGTTTATCAGTAAAGCGACCCACGCAAAATCGATCGTCGAGTCGAAGGGAATCGAGCTGCATTAGCCCCGGAAACGCAATCACGTGCCCGTGCTGCCCCAATGTTATGTTTTGATGCTCGCACAAAATGGCTGGTAAGTTTTTTAACTGCGAGCTTCCTCATGAAAGCACCTGTTTCACGCCGATGACCGTTTGCAGATGTCTCGCTAACACACGAGGACAACTTCGAGGACCGCGACAAAGGTACGTGTGTTGTACGACTTGTTTTTGTGTCATTTCGTGCGCGGTCGTTTTTGACAGTTCGGTTTACGTTTTATAGCCGTAAATTCAAccatttcttaaattaaaagtggTCCGGGCGCGCGTCACGTTCCTAGGATGGCTTTCGGTGAGTTTTTATTTCTCCATCAATCGCGGCCCCAtcgattttgagatatttcagtttgaggttaggttcaTCCTGTCAAACGGTGCCATGGAGAGGTTGTTGTGTTGCCCCCTCTTAGTCAAtcgtaaaatttaaatgactTGGACACTTCTTGGTTCAGGACCCGTAGcctattttaacttttaaccaGTTGCCCTTAGCGGATGGGTCAATGATCGTCATGGTCTTAGGTTTTGCTCCTTTTTATTGCTTGATCGTTTTGGTTCGTTTCTTTTAAGCCCTTTTGTAACTGTAAATGACAAATATCTtcattactattattattaacgtaatattataaatatatatacatacataGTGAATATTCAAGGAAATTCTTAAGAGCCCACTTTACCAGGTCGGTCAGTTTCTGAGGGGCGCAGACGACGGACGTTCGGAAGCAACGAGGCGGAGTTTATTTTCTACTAGGCCCGACcctttatagataaaaaaaacatcgtgtttattttattacgattctttttctcgtcgatgttgttaatgaagaaattaaacgacatcttctaaatattattatttattaacactttttcttaattacGAATCacaatcaatctttttattgactttccaatttatttattattttagttatttagcCCACTTTTTTActacgtttgttttttttaagtattttggttcacaacaatttacattacgcaaatatcagttttttaatgctttttttcgatatgaatacaatattaattttttaatagagaaATTAGAGAAAGAAGTTGAGAACATCTAAGATTATGGGTTTATAATTCAATTGAATGTAaggcaaaaatcaatttcaaatgcaataaataattttgcgacgcataaaacatttatatcattttgaaacgaaaataacatttataacttcattttatattaaaatagatatatttgCAATACAGGAATGTGAAAAGTTCGgtacaacatttataaattatatctttgttgtattattatgcgttcgtttgatatacaggtgtctcagagtaaccgtgtaagtaattttatttgaaaacaggtagttacaaaaattaaagaaaaaatagctGAATAAATGTGGTtcctttatgaatattattacttttcattcgaacttttttaatatttctgtttaaaaaaatggactgCATGGTCTGCATCACCTTGTAtaagtaaatgaaataatatgtaatacctaattaataataatattaaataatgattgaagtatacaaaatatggctaatagtgtaataaataaaacagccctgactagaaaaatctttaggaaattttaatttgccatCGTTGAATAGATGTAAGCTCTTGAAATTCGCTGAACACTTCACCTCGACGAtggcattttcgttttttattgtttcatttggACTTGCAACTAAGAATCCATACATCCTACGGATGAATAGAACTTAAGAGTTTGCTGGCAAgttatatttactttcaaatttttttaatgcaagtcATTCATAGTCTTGGCCATGTTTAGTGTTATTATTTCTAGCAAATTTCGAGTACAAGattgatttaactttatttaagcaaGACGTGTCATTTCTCATCCTACATACATCACCAAATCTCGATGCAGTTAGGCACAGATACCTTTCTTGGATCCATATCTGATTGGTACTTTAGCTTCTGGtaagaatttgtattttatttctgttaatgCATCCATCTTGCAAGTTTccaataaattcttctttcttttatattcttcgTGTGAAATGTCactcataaattataaccgaATTGCTATCATTACCCTGATCGGCTTTCGCTACCTACctgaattaccctgtatacacgagtattttattttattgtattcaattattttatagcagTACCACTCCGGATGATGCATCGTAATTGATGTTGTTCGAGCGTTTAGCGTTTACAGTCTTTATTCAGTCTTTATTTACTTCTCCTGAAGctgtaactaaattaattcttctttacctGCGTTCTTCATAGACTGCTATGCCATGTCACTTACGGGttcttgatatttttggaatgtttttgttaacataaataGTATATCCACacataacaataattcttCAGCCTGTGTATATTCGGTACCGACAGATAACAGAAACAACAGCAGAGTTTATCTCAATAGACTCTTTGCTTTCTTCAGTGTAAAGCTTCTTTTTTATCCCgcacataaaacataaaagaaatgagCTGCTAAGCCCTTTTTTTgactcattaataaatttaatgcgaGTTTTGTTGCAGTTGAATGGATTATTCTCCACCATCAGTATTTGGTTCTGCatcatttgtattatttaacttATGGTATCGCTTCAAATAAtgtatcgttttaatttttactgtgatggtttattctttttaaataagtcctTTTTATGTGTATCAcagtttatacaataaaattaataaaatttaacttacctttcggaatgaatacatttttcaattgaatctcggactataaaatatgaaattttagattttataaaaatttatatcgtaAATTATTACCGTCTATTACTCCTTTTTCGAGAACATCTTCAAATGctaaggggtagttttttagatgaacatacttacccattgtttataaaaactttacacaaactaaattaaactaacactatagtacacaataaaataacaactattgactataaattcaaaaattttgttaaattacatAATCATTAGTAGAAAATCACGGaaaataaagttcaaaacgtacttttggaaatgattattttctctaccacattaaaaagtaatagatAAAACAAGGAGCTTCGATGAAGAGAGTCGATGTCAGCGCCGCTCAGTCGGCAGGAGGCGGGACTAACGCGGTGGTAATACTTCGTGGGAATCTTGAcggaaaatattcatttttacgctacctttttgcaattttagcaaattacaaactattcctttataactaaaaattttgaaaaaatttatttgaaaaatattactattttcaagtatacTATCATGCAAGCTAAAAAAGAACGACcaaattgtataatattgaggaaaaaaacccctttttttggaaaactttaaaaattttcaccatgCGTTATGTAGAATTGTTAGAAGAAGCtatgtacaaaatttcatccaaatattttcataaataatgtatgttttttgtaatttgccgAGCTGTATGGTAAAGTAGCCTCTTAATTGATTAGATTACAttgtttagaaaattattaatccaTTTTAATCATGCGTTATCACACTCATATTgggtgatttataaaaactcaattttatcaagttgtttattaaattaaggGTGAGCCTAATTCCaaaagtttatatattatagctaatatatgtataaatattcatttcaagtataatgaaattaagaaattttattccaatacGTTTTCTTAAATGCAATGCAACCGGTTTCGACAACAAATCCATCATCAATGGCACCAACAGTTATTCCTTCatacgaaaatttttttgatcgTGAAGATACCATTAACAAATTCTTCAATGACTCCACAAACCGTGATCGGTCTCTGGGCTTCCTCAATTTTTGCCTCCAAGCCTCTCTGTCTATGGTTTCTCTCCATCTTGCTTTCGGCCTTCCCCTAGGTCTCACTCCTTGCATTGCCTGTTAAACACTTGCTTTGGTATCCTGTATCCTGACCACATGTCAGGGTTGCCCACTGATAGGTCTGGATCTTCATGTACTCTAGCAGCATTGAATCCTAATACTAGATGAATAGTTACTTCTCGAAAACTTGTATGCTGTTTGTCAATTTCTAAGTTAACGTTCAGATTTTACAGCCATGTATCATTATAGATCTTAAAATTTGGAACTATATGTTCCTAGATATAACCTTAGATTTGATGATATGGGCTATTGCATTCTAAGCTTTATTAGCCAGCAATATACTTCTATGTATTTCCCCAGCCTGACTGCAATTTTTCCAGTTCCATTCTGTCTCAGTCATTCTCTATATCACCATCCACAAGTCTGTTTTCGTCTACATCAAGCCTCTATCATCCCCATCATTAAGAAATCTCTCTCAAGTCTCCAATCAACACTGCATCTAACAGTGCATCAAGATTCCTTGAAGATTGCATAAAATCTCCatacatcttcattaaatctGCATTATGCCTTCTGCCTTTAGGGTCATAAAGTTCATAAAGTCCTCATCATAAGCGTAACTCTGTGTAAAGTTTACATCAAATTTGTAAGAAGTTCGCATTGTGTTTCTATCAAATTAAATCTGTATAACTGCATTAAGAATTCTTCAAAATTGCTTTAAATCTCATAcaattcttattaaatatCCATTGGGTTTCTGGCTCAATTGTACTAAATCTGCATTAacttattatctttttatttaatctaattttcgattcattttattaagtcTTCTCCAAGATTCCATTAAGTGAAGTCTGTACAGAGTTAAGGCCCCATGAAGTCTGCATCCACCTCCATTAATTAAGTCAAGTTGGAGCAGTCAAATCTTCATTAAGACTGCATTATGTCTCTCACATTTACATCTAGAGTACATCAAGCCTTCTTGAAAACCGCCTCATATCTTCATGCAGTCCTTATTAATATTGCATCGAGTTTTGCAAGCTGGAAAGGCAAATCTACATTATGCCTTTGACTTTATAGAAGTTTAATGCCTTGATTAACACGTTGGCTGCCATGTCATCATCATGTATTATTAGGTATGCATGGAGTAATCATCAAATCTTAATAAGGTAACTACGTATAAAGTTTACATCATCTCTACATTGAGTCTGCAATATGCTTCACTACAACTACTTCGCTACAAATTCACCTGATCCTAAAAGTAGAGCTAAgaagacctagaagtagaaacattcggttGTAACCGTGCATCGCTCAAAACGGCTacacccgaatgtttctattcTGTCTTCCTAGTGACCAAAACATCCAGGAGAGATAACTGTTTACCAGCTTCTGGTAAATTTGATTATGGACACAAAGGTGTCATCTATGTAACGAAACCACAACTTTGATTTACACGGACTCTTTCTTAACGCTTCTTCTTGAAACATCTCTATGTAGAAATAGGCGATTACAAAGGTGATCCCACGGCTAACCTATGTCGATGATAAACAGTACTCTACTAGCCGTAGAATATACTTTGGTAAACCCTCCGAAAGAGTTTCTGGCGAAGACCATCCACGCCATTTTTGGATCCCCAGGATGATCTAACTTTATACTTTCACTTGATTCCACAAAACGCGTAGAATTGACATATGATTTTGTTTTACTTGTGAAAGGAAACAGAATTTTGGCAAGAAGCTTTGCGAACTGGGAAAATTTGTGCCACTGACCATATCTGGTTTGTTGATTCTAGCTAAACCATAAATTCTTGGTGATAGTAAGGACGgtacaaacaaatttttcggTTGTTCTGCTAAAATTTCTGTATATTGTAATTTCTTCTGAATGAAGCAAATGGGTTAAATTGTTAATTCTCTGCACCATATTTTTGCCATGTTTCATATCTGCAAGTATATCAAGACTTCTTCAAGATTCCATAACATCTTTTTGCACTTCTTATTAAATCTGAGTCAATACTGCATCTATGAGTGTATCAAACCTCAAGATTAGGTATATGTTTAGGAAACAGTTAGGTAACTGTACAAGTCCTCGCAGCAAATACATCGTTTACCGCCGTGACAGAAATTTTACTACTTCCGTCAGTTCCGCTGGCTGAAAGGTTCTTGTTGCTACACGTGAGTGTATTGttgcaattattattattaattatttttattcttaattgcTACATCCATAAATTAGCGTTTGCTTGGAAAGAACGTGATTATAAAAGTATTAACTCTTTATCAATAAACATCCGATTAAAGTCTTTACGAaactaatttttgttttattgcgATCCTAATCTAGAGTTATCATCCGATTAACTTAAGGTTAAGATTAACATGCGATTTATAAGATTCGTTTATTCTCCAATTTGATGTAAACGCCGAGATTATAATAATTAGCTTAGctaatctttatttaaaactcTCAACGATCCGTTAGTCTAAAGTTAACGCAAGGTTAACTGTCGCTCAACATCCTATtacaatttaaaagaaatcaatttttgatttaacatAATGCGAAACCAAGAATAACATATTGTTAACTAAATTAACGCCACGTTTAACATCCATACAATCGTAGATGATAACATCATCTTTTGAACATAACATTAACATTGTTTCGATTAACTTTGCTTAATTAATGAAGATCTACGACTTGGAAATTAGGTgacctaaaatattttggtgTTACTAATTTCTTTAGAATTTTCACtattcttgaaaaatcgaTAATATCATAGAGTCATTTGTTTCCAAGAAATATGATGAATACAAATGACTCAGTAAACAGGTTCTATTACAAAATATAGTGTTTGGTATGTTTAAACCCTATTTTCAGTAGTATTTCAATAGTCTCCGAACCGGAGACGCCTATGAATAACTTCCAACTATTTTCCCAGCGCCAGATAATAATTATAGTTAAATATTTATGCGGCGTCATCAGCCGTAAATAGAGATGGATGGGTCGAAGTGTGCGCGTCATCGTCGCCGTGCGAGAGAGTGTGTGACGCAAACGGCGCATGTACCCCGGTTTTAATTGATGATAATTGTGGTTGTGGCTGTGCCGGTCGCAGCCGCGTGCACCGCGTCCGGGGAAACGTTGACCCAATGGCATAGAAATATTTCTAATTCGGTCCCGTTGCGTGGCGTCGTGTCGGTCCGGCATTGTTTTGAAAAAGGTACTTGGCGTTTGCTGGTCTTGGTCTGGCCGGCTTCCTATCTGGGTCGAACGAATGTTTTGtcttttgattatttttaggaCATTCTGACAATGAGCgaggaaaataaaaatgttgagactgaaaatatgaaaaagaaaaaaaagttcattGGCATGAATCGTCAGATTTATTTTAGCAAAACGTTTCAGCAAAAAATGGTTACTAAAGCGCCATCAATAACAATTGGTATGAAAATACTCTCAGCTCCTCAGGCCCCGTTGCCGTCTGAAGTTCACCCGGGTTATTGACCTTGAACCCACCCCTCCCGTTTTCGAACTTGATAgtcttttaaatttcgaatttatttttgacccCAATGCTATATGTTCGTTGTAAAAAAGGAGAATTGGGGTTAATTTCGGATTTTTTGGATGTGGTGATTTAGTAGTGTTTAAAAGGAAATAACGTCAATGAAAAACGTATATGGGGGCGTATTGTAGTAAGTTAAGACGGAGGGGTTCTTCCGCCGCCACCGCCTCCGCATCGCGTTTCAACCACGCAGGCTCCTATTGATCTAAGTGTCCGGCCAAACCGTGGCGCCCTCCGCGAAGTCGGCGGCGGTGCTCTTTACTAGCGTCTCCACCCGACCGTCGCCGGCGTCCACTCGCCACCACGTACAGCCGGCCGTCTCCTCTTCAGTATTTTTGAGTGTTCTGCAACAGTCCGGTGTCTTGATTTTCTTTCAACGTGAATACAATTTGATCGCGCTGAAAGTGAGAAAGTTAGATTTCCATATTTCTAGTCCTCACAGTAAAAAGTGGGTGGACAGATCCGAATATTAAGCTTTGGAGTGTTGTTGGGTGAATAATAATACAGTGATTAACAAAcgtaaataaagataatagGAGTGTGTAGATATTAACATTGAGTGCACAGGGTGACGCCTCTAAACGGTTGACAACATAAGGAGGTGGTTTCCCCGGGGAGGTGCCCCTTGATGTTGATTAAGGTAGGTGTCGGCACCTATCTTTCTCGGGGTATTAACGATTCTTTTCGAGCCTTCCTAAATGCCATGATCTCGCCGCCCCACCACACCGCCACCACCCCTCGGTTCGGTGGTTGCGACGACCGCGTTCCAAGAGGTTATTGATCCCACTGTCATTTTCGGATGACTGATTAATTTTCCGGTGACGTAGCCGAAATATGTCATATACGTAGACGCTGTTCCGGTcaagctttttattttttactcgATGCCATTCAAAAATTCTATGATGCTATgatctaaataaaaaagagtCAAATCAAAGTATTTGGgcttttttaaatcttcaccCTAATCCGGTCCTGTGCAATACGGGCGTGGTTATGAATGGCGCCAGTTTTGAATGGTGAAACGTACGGGAAAACATCGATCGGCCGTTTTGGGGCGTTTCCATTCTGTCCACGCGGACCCGCGGCGCTAGCGTTTCTCGGAAATGAgctttaattgatattttttcatCGGAATTACCACCCCTTTCGTTTCACCTTCTATATCACACGCTAATCAATCAATTTTCAATGTAATTACATCTAAACTTTTCTACTTTTTCAATcgatttaaataatcgtaatactaataaatttaaaaataaaattttttcgttttattataGGAATTTTCGAGCAAGGAGATGGTTCAACCCCGAGCAGTCAAGTGGAGGACGATTCGCTGCCACCTCTTCTCAGGATACAGAAGTACGCACAGTCCGAGAATTTTAACGATCGGTGAGTCatagaaatttaattgtacACGATAAATAGAGTTTTTAAAGGGCAATCTGATTAacacatattttcaatttcaacttaatcatttttatacatGTAGGTAATCTGAATGAAGAATAATGTTATGATTGAATAACAGCATAAATACCGCTATTTGAAATTTCCCACAGTAAGCG
Proteins encoded in this region:
- the LOC111416514 gene encoding RING finger and SPRY domain-containing protein 1-like codes for the protein MGGCWCKQKNEDRETYVPPQQSHNHHAVDVPRIQTPYALPCYLENTEKVWPDSETVDSLVLETLGVIGSLVDNEQEPPPSMMRLHNIADNEEGWIQVVKSMVHVIPMSDPLGPSVITLLLDDCPLPSRESVLRVAKMFNLSSQRAISGRTNAPKERNICVVLGCIAEKLAGPSSLGILNEGTLDYLLTNLNPDSDPYVILFSLIALEKFAQTSENKATIIRRLEMEEPCPISRLETWKNEEHFVRRQVGFCAQWALDNLFVMNNRMYTFLTVDMTPINAMLNTKDVSEYLKISPDGLEARCDAYSFESVRCTAQADNGVWYYEVTIITPGVMQIGWATKNSNFLNHEGYGIGDDLYSLAYDGCRRLIWYNAKSEPQMLPRWASGDTLGCLLDLDNQQIVFSVNGVSLPPCTHVFNMAKNGFFAAASFMSFQQCRFNFGANNFKYPPEGEYHTFNESATLKPEDKIVMPRHIYLQQLRQQSVREDSCTLCYDQKATVQLLPCEHSGFCMSCASQLSECPMCRSMFREIVEVNP